The proteins below are encoded in one region of Eulemur rufifrons isolate Redbay chromosome 2, OSU_ERuf_1, whole genome shotgun sequence:
- the TNPO2 gene encoding transportin-2 isoform X3 has translation MDWQPDEQGLQQVLQLLKDSQSPNTATQRIVQDKLKQLNQFPDFNNYLIFVLTRLKSEDEPTRSLSGLILKNNVKAHYQSFPPPVADFIKQECLNNIGDASSLIRATIGILITTIASKGELQMWPELLPQLCNLLNSEDYNTCEGAFGALQKICEDSSELLDSDALNRPLNIMIPKFLQFFKHCSPKIRSHAIACVNQFIMDRAQALMDNIDTFIEHLFALAVDDDPEVRKNVCRALVMLLEVRIDRLIPHMHSIIQYMLQRTQDHDENVALEACEFWLTLAEQPICKEVLASHLVQLIPILVNGMKYSEIDIILLKGDVEEDEAVPDSEQDIKPRFHKSRTVTLPHEAERPDGSEDAEDDDDDDALSDWNLRKCSAAALDVLANVFREELLPHLLPLLKGLLFHPEWVVKESGILVLGAIAEGCMQGMVPYLPELIPHLIQCLSDKKALVRSIACWTLSRYAHWVVSQPPDMHLKPLMTELLKRILDGNKRVQEAACSAFATLEEEACTELVPYLSYILDTLVFAFGKYQHKNLLILYDAIGTLADSVGHHLNQPEYIQKLMPPLIQKWNELKDEDKDLFPLLECLSSVATALQSGFLPYCEPVYQRCVTLVQKTLAQAMMYTQHPEQYEAPDKDFMIVALDLLSGLAEGLGGHVEQLVARSNIMTLLFQCMQDSMPEVRQSSFALLGDLTKACFIHVKPCIAEFMPILGTNLNPEFISVCNNATWAIGEICMQMGAEMQPYVQMVLNNLVEIINRPNTPKTLLENTAITIGRLGYVCPQEVAPMLQQFIRPWCTSLRNIRDNEEKDSAFRGICMMIGVNPGGVVQDFIFFCDAVASWVSPKDDLRDMFYKILHGFKDQVGEDNWQQFSEQFPPLLKERLAAFYGV, from the exons ATGGACTGGCAGCCAGATGAACAGGGCCTGCAGCAGGTCCTGCAGCTGCTCAAAGACTCACAGTCGCCCAACACAGCCACGCAGCGCATCGTGCAGGAt aaactcaaacaactcaaccaGTTTCCTGATTTCAACAACTACCTGATCTTCGTCCTGACAAGACTCAAGTCAGAAG ATGAGCCAACCCGCTCTCTCAGTGGCCTCATTCTCAAGAACAACGTGAAGGCGCATTACCAGAGCTTCCCGCCGCCCGTGGCCGACTTCATCAAACAGGAGTGTCTCAACAACATTGGCGACGCATCCTCGCTCATCCGAGCCACCATCG GCATCCTCATCACCACCATCGCTTCCAAAGGTGAGCTGCAGATGTGGcctgagctgctgccccagcTGTGCAACCTGCTCAACTCAGAGGATTACAACACCTGTGAG GGAGCCTTCGGAGCCCTGCAAAAGATCTGTGAAGACTCGTCAGAGCTTCTGGACAGCGATGCCCTCAACAGGCCCCTCAATATCATGATCCCCAAGTTCCTTCAGTTCTTCAAGCACTGCAGCCCTAAGATCCG GTCCCATGCCATCGCCTGTGTGAACCAGTTCATCATGGACCGGGCCCAGGCGCTGATGGACAACATTGACACCTTCATCGAG CACCTGTTTGCCCTGGCCGTGGATGACGACCCTGAGGTGCGGAAGAATGTGTGCCGCGCCCTGGTGATGCTTCTGGAAGTTCGCATCGACAGGCttatccctcacatgcacagcaTCATCCAG TACATGCTGCAGAGGACCCAGGACCACGACGAAAATGTGGCCCTTGAGGCCTGTGAGTTCTGGCTGACGCTGGCCGAGCAGCCCATCTGCAAGGAAGTCCTGGCCTCCCATCTGGTCCA GTTGATCCCCATCCTGGTAAATGGGATGAAGTACTCAGAAATTGACATCATTCTGCTCAAG GGGGACGTGGAGGAAGACGAGGCAGTCCCTGACAGTGAGCAGGACATCAAGCCGCGCTTCCACAAGTCTCGCACGGTGACACTGCCCCATGAGGCTGAGCGGCCCGACGGCTCTGAGGATGCagaggatgacgatgacgatgacGCTCTGTCGGACTGGAATCTGA GGAAGTGCTCAGCGGCTGCACTGGATGTCCTTGCCAACGTCTTCCGGGAGGAACTCCTGCCCCACCTTCTCCCGCTACTCAAGGGCCTCCTCTTCCACCCTGAGTGGGTGGTCAAGGAGTCAGGCATCCTGGTGTTGGGAGCCATCGCCGAGG GCTGCATGCAGGGCATGGTGCCCTACCTGCCAGAGCTGATCCCACACCTCATCCAGTGCCTGTCAGACAAGAAGGCCCTGGTACGCTCCATCGCCTGCTGGACGTTGAGCCGCTACGCCCACTGGGTGGTCAGCCAGCCACCTGACATGCACCTCAAGCCTCTCATGACGGAGCTGCTCAAACGCATCCTGGATGGCAACAAGAGGGTGCAGGAGGCAGCCTGCAG TGCCTTTGCCAccctggaggaggaggcctgCACAGAGCTGGTGCCCTACCTCAGCTACATCCTGGACACCCTCGTCTTTGCCTTCGGCAAGTACCAGCACAAGAACCTGCTCATCCTCTATGATGCCATCGGTACCCTGGCTGACTCTGTGGGCCACCACCTTAACCAGCCG GAATACATCCAGAAGCTGATGCCTCCGCTGATCCAGAAGTGGAATGAGCTCAAGGACGAGGACAAGGACCTCTTCCCACTGTTGGAG TGCCTGTCATCGGTGGCCACCGCCCTGCAGAGCGGCTTCCTGCCCTACTGCGAGCCTGTCTACCAACGCTGTGTCACCTTGGTGCAGAAGACGCTGGCCCAGGCCATG ATGTACACCCAGCACCCCGAGCAGTACGAGGCCCCTGACAAGGACTTCATGATTGTGGCACTGGACCTGCTCAGCGGCCTGGCCGAGGGCCTGGGCGGCCATGTGGAGCAGCTGGTGGCCCGAAGCAACATCATGACGCTGCTCTTCCAGTGCATGCAG GACTCGATGCCCGAGGTCCGGCAGAGCTCCTTCGCCCTCCTGGGGGACCTCACCAAAGCCTGCTTCATCCATGTCAAGCCCTGTATCG CTGAGTTCATGCCCATCCTGGGCACCAACCTGAACCCCGAGTTCATTTCTGTCTGCAACAATGCCACCTGGGCTATCGGCGAGATCTGCATGCAAATGG GGGCAGAGATGCAGCCCTATGTGCAGATGGTCCTGAACAACCTGGTGGAGATCATTAACCGACCCAACACGCCCAAGACACTGCTGGAAAACACAG CCATCACCATCGGCCGCCTGGGCTACGTGTGCCCACAGGAGGTGGCACCCATGCTGCAGCAGTTCATCCGGCCTTG GTGCACGTCGCTCAGGAACATCAGGGACAATGAGGAGAAGGACTCTGCCTTCCGGGGCATCTGCATGATGATCGGTGTCAACCCCGGGGGCGTTGTGCAG gactttattttcttctgcgaTGCTGTAGCCTCCTGGGTGAGCCCGAAGGATGACCTTCGGGACATGTTTTATAAG ATTCTCCACGGCTTCAAAGACCAAGTCGGGGAGGACAACTGGCAGCAGTTCTCAGAGCAGTTCCCACCGCTGCTCAAGGAGAGGCTGGCGGCCTTCTACGGGGTCTAG
- the TNPO2 gene encoding transportin-2 isoform X2, with protein sequence MDWQPDEQGLQQVLQLLKDSQSPNTATQRIVQDKLKQLNQFPDFNNYLIFVLTRLKSEDEPTRSLSGLILKNNVKAHYQSFPPPVADFIKQECLNNIGDASSLIRATIGILITTIASKGELQMWPELLPQLCNLLNSEDYNTCEGAFGALQKICEDSSELLDSDALNRPLNIMIPKFLQFFKHCSPKIRSHAIACVNQFIMDRAQALMDNIDTFIEHLFALAVDDDPEVRKNVCRALVMLLEVRIDRLIPHMHSIIQYMLQRTQDHDENVALEACEFWLTLAEQPICKEVLASHLVQLIPILVNGMKYSEIDIILLKGDVEEDEAVPDSEQDIKPRFHKSRTVTLPHEAERPDGSEDAEDDDDDDALSDWNLRKCSAAALDVLANVFREELLPHLLPLLKGLLFHPEWVVKESGILVLGAIAEGCMQGMVPYLPELIPHLIQCLSDKKALVRSIACWTLSRYAHWVVSQPPDMHLKPLMTELLKRILDGNKRVQEAACSAFATLEEEACTELVPYLSYILDTLVFAFGKYQHKNLLILYDAIGTLADSVGHHLNQPEYIQKLMPPLIQKWNELKDEDKDLFPLLECLSSVATALQSGFLPYCEPVYQRCVTLVQKTLAQAMMYTQHPEQYEAPDKDFMIVALDLLSGLAEGLGGHVEQLVARSNIMTLLFQCMQDSMPEVRQSSFALLGDLTKACFIHVKPCIAEFMPILGTNLNPEFISVCNNATWAIGEICMQMGAEMQPYVQMVLNNLVEIINRPNTPKTLLENTGRLTSPSAIPAITIGRLGYVCPQEVAPMLQQFIRPWCTSLRNIRDNEEKDSAFRGICMMIGVNPGGVVQDFIFFCDAVASWVSPKDDLRDMFYKILHGFKDQVGEDNWQQFSEQFPPLLKERLAAFYGV encoded by the exons ATGGACTGGCAGCCAGATGAACAGGGCCTGCAGCAGGTCCTGCAGCTGCTCAAAGACTCACAGTCGCCCAACACAGCCACGCAGCGCATCGTGCAGGAt aaactcaaacaactcaaccaGTTTCCTGATTTCAACAACTACCTGATCTTCGTCCTGACAAGACTCAAGTCAGAAG ATGAGCCAACCCGCTCTCTCAGTGGCCTCATTCTCAAGAACAACGTGAAGGCGCATTACCAGAGCTTCCCGCCGCCCGTGGCCGACTTCATCAAACAGGAGTGTCTCAACAACATTGGCGACGCATCCTCGCTCATCCGAGCCACCATCG GCATCCTCATCACCACCATCGCTTCCAAAGGTGAGCTGCAGATGTGGcctgagctgctgccccagcTGTGCAACCTGCTCAACTCAGAGGATTACAACACCTGTGAG GGAGCCTTCGGAGCCCTGCAAAAGATCTGTGAAGACTCGTCAGAGCTTCTGGACAGCGATGCCCTCAACAGGCCCCTCAATATCATGATCCCCAAGTTCCTTCAGTTCTTCAAGCACTGCAGCCCTAAGATCCG GTCCCATGCCATCGCCTGTGTGAACCAGTTCATCATGGACCGGGCCCAGGCGCTGATGGACAACATTGACACCTTCATCGAG CACCTGTTTGCCCTGGCCGTGGATGACGACCCTGAGGTGCGGAAGAATGTGTGCCGCGCCCTGGTGATGCTTCTGGAAGTTCGCATCGACAGGCttatccctcacatgcacagcaTCATCCAG TACATGCTGCAGAGGACCCAGGACCACGACGAAAATGTGGCCCTTGAGGCCTGTGAGTTCTGGCTGACGCTGGCCGAGCAGCCCATCTGCAAGGAAGTCCTGGCCTCCCATCTGGTCCA GTTGATCCCCATCCTGGTAAATGGGATGAAGTACTCAGAAATTGACATCATTCTGCTCAAG GGGGACGTGGAGGAAGACGAGGCAGTCCCTGACAGTGAGCAGGACATCAAGCCGCGCTTCCACAAGTCTCGCACGGTGACACTGCCCCATGAGGCTGAGCGGCCCGACGGCTCTGAGGATGCagaggatgacgatgacgatgacGCTCTGTCGGACTGGAATCTGA GGAAGTGCTCAGCGGCTGCACTGGATGTCCTTGCCAACGTCTTCCGGGAGGAACTCCTGCCCCACCTTCTCCCGCTACTCAAGGGCCTCCTCTTCCACCCTGAGTGGGTGGTCAAGGAGTCAGGCATCCTGGTGTTGGGAGCCATCGCCGAGG GCTGCATGCAGGGCATGGTGCCCTACCTGCCAGAGCTGATCCCACACCTCATCCAGTGCCTGTCAGACAAGAAGGCCCTGGTACGCTCCATCGCCTGCTGGACGTTGAGCCGCTACGCCCACTGGGTGGTCAGCCAGCCACCTGACATGCACCTCAAGCCTCTCATGACGGAGCTGCTCAAACGCATCCTGGATGGCAACAAGAGGGTGCAGGAGGCAGCCTGCAG TGCCTTTGCCAccctggaggaggaggcctgCACAGAGCTGGTGCCCTACCTCAGCTACATCCTGGACACCCTCGTCTTTGCCTTCGGCAAGTACCAGCACAAGAACCTGCTCATCCTCTATGATGCCATCGGTACCCTGGCTGACTCTGTGGGCCACCACCTTAACCAGCCG GAATACATCCAGAAGCTGATGCCTCCGCTGATCCAGAAGTGGAATGAGCTCAAGGACGAGGACAAGGACCTCTTCCCACTGTTGGAG TGCCTGTCATCGGTGGCCACCGCCCTGCAGAGCGGCTTCCTGCCCTACTGCGAGCCTGTCTACCAACGCTGTGTCACCTTGGTGCAGAAGACGCTGGCCCAGGCCATG ATGTACACCCAGCACCCCGAGCAGTACGAGGCCCCTGACAAGGACTTCATGATTGTGGCACTGGACCTGCTCAGCGGCCTGGCCGAGGGCCTGGGCGGCCATGTGGAGCAGCTGGTGGCCCGAAGCAACATCATGACGCTGCTCTTCCAGTGCATGCAG GACTCGATGCCCGAGGTCCGGCAGAGCTCCTTCGCCCTCCTGGGGGACCTCACCAAAGCCTGCTTCATCCATGTCAAGCCCTGTATCG CTGAGTTCATGCCCATCCTGGGCACCAACCTGAACCCCGAGTTCATTTCTGTCTGCAACAATGCCACCTGGGCTATCGGCGAGATCTGCATGCAAATGG GGGCAGAGATGCAGCCCTATGTGCAGATGGTCCTGAACAACCTGGTGGAGATCATTAACCGACCCAACACGCCCAAGACACTGCTGGAAAACACAG GTCGCCTGACGAGTCCCTCTGCCATTCCAGCCATCACCATCGGCCGCCTGGGCTACGTGTGCCCACAGGAGGTGGCACCCATGCTGCAGCAGTTCATCCGGCCTTG GTGCACGTCGCTCAGGAACATCAGGGACAATGAGGAGAAGGACTCTGCCTTCCGGGGCATCTGCATGATGATCGGTGTCAACCCCGGGGGCGTTGTGCAG gactttattttcttctgcgaTGCTGTAGCCTCCTGGGTGAGCCCGAAGGATGACCTTCGGGACATGTTTTATAAG ATTCTCCACGGCTTCAAAGACCAAGTCGGGGAGGACAACTGGCAGCAGTTCTCAGAGCAGTTCCCACCGCTGCTCAAGGAGAGGCTGGCGGCCTTCTACGGGGTCTAG
- the TNPO2 gene encoding transportin-2 isoform X4 yields MDWQPDEQGLQQVLQLLKDSQSPNTATQRIVQDKLKQLNQFPDFNNYLIFVLTRLKSEDEPTRSLSGLILKNNVKAHYQSFPPPVADFIKQECLNNIGDASSLIRATIGILITTIASKGELQMWPELLPQLCNLLNSEDYNTCEGAFGALQKICEDSSELLDSDALNRPLNIMIPKFLQFFKHCSPKIRSHAIACVNQFIMDRAQALMDNIDTFIEHLFALAVDDDPEVRKNVCRALVMLLEVRIDRLIPHMHSIIQYMLQRTQDHDENVALEACEFWLTLAEQPICKEVLASHLVQLIPILVNGMKYSEIDIILLKGDVEEDEAVPDSEQDIKPRFHKSRTVTLPHEAERPDGSEDAEDDDDDDALSDWNLRKCSAAALDVLANVFREELLPHLLPLLKGLLFHPEWVVKESGILVLGAIAEGCMQGMVPYLPELIPHLIQCLSDKKALVRSIACWTLSRYAHWVVSQPPDMHLKPLMTELLKRILDGNKRVQEAACSAFATLEEEACTELVPYLSYILDTLVFAFGKYQHKNLLILYDAIGTLADSVGHHLNQPEYIQKLMPPLIQKWNELKDEDKDLFPLLECLSSVATALQSGFLPYCEPVYQRCVTLVQKTLAQAMMYTQHPEQYEAPDKDFMIVALDLLSGLAEGLGGHVEQLVARSNIMTLLFQCMQDSMPEVRQSSFALLGDLTKACFIHVKPCIAEFMPILGTNLNPEFISVCNNATWAIGEICMQMEMQPYVQMVLNNLVEIINRPNTPKTLLENTAITIGRLGYVCPQEVAPMLQQFIRPWCTSLRNIRDNEEKDSAFRGICMMIGVNPGGVVQDFIFFCDAVASWVSPKDDLRDMFYKILHGFKDQVGEDNWQQFSEQFPPLLKERLAAFYGV; encoded by the exons ATGGACTGGCAGCCAGATGAACAGGGCCTGCAGCAGGTCCTGCAGCTGCTCAAAGACTCACAGTCGCCCAACACAGCCACGCAGCGCATCGTGCAGGAt aaactcaaacaactcaaccaGTTTCCTGATTTCAACAACTACCTGATCTTCGTCCTGACAAGACTCAAGTCAGAAG ATGAGCCAACCCGCTCTCTCAGTGGCCTCATTCTCAAGAACAACGTGAAGGCGCATTACCAGAGCTTCCCGCCGCCCGTGGCCGACTTCATCAAACAGGAGTGTCTCAACAACATTGGCGACGCATCCTCGCTCATCCGAGCCACCATCG GCATCCTCATCACCACCATCGCTTCCAAAGGTGAGCTGCAGATGTGGcctgagctgctgccccagcTGTGCAACCTGCTCAACTCAGAGGATTACAACACCTGTGAG GGAGCCTTCGGAGCCCTGCAAAAGATCTGTGAAGACTCGTCAGAGCTTCTGGACAGCGATGCCCTCAACAGGCCCCTCAATATCATGATCCCCAAGTTCCTTCAGTTCTTCAAGCACTGCAGCCCTAAGATCCG GTCCCATGCCATCGCCTGTGTGAACCAGTTCATCATGGACCGGGCCCAGGCGCTGATGGACAACATTGACACCTTCATCGAG CACCTGTTTGCCCTGGCCGTGGATGACGACCCTGAGGTGCGGAAGAATGTGTGCCGCGCCCTGGTGATGCTTCTGGAAGTTCGCATCGACAGGCttatccctcacatgcacagcaTCATCCAG TACATGCTGCAGAGGACCCAGGACCACGACGAAAATGTGGCCCTTGAGGCCTGTGAGTTCTGGCTGACGCTGGCCGAGCAGCCCATCTGCAAGGAAGTCCTGGCCTCCCATCTGGTCCA GTTGATCCCCATCCTGGTAAATGGGATGAAGTACTCAGAAATTGACATCATTCTGCTCAAG GGGGACGTGGAGGAAGACGAGGCAGTCCCTGACAGTGAGCAGGACATCAAGCCGCGCTTCCACAAGTCTCGCACGGTGACACTGCCCCATGAGGCTGAGCGGCCCGACGGCTCTGAGGATGCagaggatgacgatgacgatgacGCTCTGTCGGACTGGAATCTGA GGAAGTGCTCAGCGGCTGCACTGGATGTCCTTGCCAACGTCTTCCGGGAGGAACTCCTGCCCCACCTTCTCCCGCTACTCAAGGGCCTCCTCTTCCACCCTGAGTGGGTGGTCAAGGAGTCAGGCATCCTGGTGTTGGGAGCCATCGCCGAGG GCTGCATGCAGGGCATGGTGCCCTACCTGCCAGAGCTGATCCCACACCTCATCCAGTGCCTGTCAGACAAGAAGGCCCTGGTACGCTCCATCGCCTGCTGGACGTTGAGCCGCTACGCCCACTGGGTGGTCAGCCAGCCACCTGACATGCACCTCAAGCCTCTCATGACGGAGCTGCTCAAACGCATCCTGGATGGCAACAAGAGGGTGCAGGAGGCAGCCTGCAG TGCCTTTGCCAccctggaggaggaggcctgCACAGAGCTGGTGCCCTACCTCAGCTACATCCTGGACACCCTCGTCTTTGCCTTCGGCAAGTACCAGCACAAGAACCTGCTCATCCTCTATGATGCCATCGGTACCCTGGCTGACTCTGTGGGCCACCACCTTAACCAGCCG GAATACATCCAGAAGCTGATGCCTCCGCTGATCCAGAAGTGGAATGAGCTCAAGGACGAGGACAAGGACCTCTTCCCACTGTTGGAG TGCCTGTCATCGGTGGCCACCGCCCTGCAGAGCGGCTTCCTGCCCTACTGCGAGCCTGTCTACCAACGCTGTGTCACCTTGGTGCAGAAGACGCTGGCCCAGGCCATG ATGTACACCCAGCACCCCGAGCAGTACGAGGCCCCTGACAAGGACTTCATGATTGTGGCACTGGACCTGCTCAGCGGCCTGGCCGAGGGCCTGGGCGGCCATGTGGAGCAGCTGGTGGCCCGAAGCAACATCATGACGCTGCTCTTCCAGTGCATGCAG GACTCGATGCCCGAGGTCCGGCAGAGCTCCTTCGCCCTCCTGGGGGACCTCACCAAAGCCTGCTTCATCCATGTCAAGCCCTGTATCG CTGAGTTCATGCCCATCCTGGGCACCAACCTGAACCCCGAGTTCATTTCTGTCTGCAACAATGCCACCTGGGCTATCGGCGAGATCTGCATGCAAATGG AGATGCAGCCCTATGTGCAGATGGTCCTGAACAACCTGGTGGAGATCATTAACCGACCCAACACGCCCAAGACACTGCTGGAAAACACAG CCATCACCATCGGCCGCCTGGGCTACGTGTGCCCACAGGAGGTGGCACCCATGCTGCAGCAGTTCATCCGGCCTTG GTGCACGTCGCTCAGGAACATCAGGGACAATGAGGAGAAGGACTCTGCCTTCCGGGGCATCTGCATGATGATCGGTGTCAACCCCGGGGGCGTTGTGCAG gactttattttcttctgcgaTGCTGTAGCCTCCTGGGTGAGCCCGAAGGATGACCTTCGGGACATGTTTTATAAG ATTCTCCACGGCTTCAAAGACCAAGTCGGGGAGGACAACTGGCAGCAGTTCTCAGAGCAGTTCCCACCGCTGCTCAAGGAGAGGCTGGCGGCCTTCTACGGGGTCTAG
- the TNPO2 gene encoding transportin-2 isoform X1 yields the protein MDWQPDEQGLQQVLQLLKDSQSPNTATQRIVQDKLKQLNQFPDFNNYLIFVLTRLKSEDEPTRSLSGLILKNNVKAHYQSFPPPVADFIKQECLNNIGDASSLIRATIGILITTIASKGELQMWPELLPQLCNLLNSEDYNTCEGAFGALQKICEDSSELLDSDALNRPLNIMIPKFLQFFKHCSPKIRSHAIACVNQFIMDRAQALMDNIDTFIEHLFALAVDDDPEVRKNVCRALVMLLEVRIDRLIPHMHSIIQYMLQRTQDHDENVALEACEFWLTLAEQPICKEVLASHLVQLIPILVNGMKYSEIDIILLKGDVEEDEAVPDSEQDIKPRFHKSRTVTLPHEAERPDGSEDAEDDDDDDALSDWNLRKCSAAALDVLANVFREELLPHLLPLLKGLLFHPEWVVKESGILVLGAIAEGCMQGMVPYLPELIPHLIQCLSDKKALVRSIACWTLSRYAHWVVSQPPDMHLKPLMTELLKRILDGNKRVQEAACSAFATLEEEACTELVPYLSYILDTLVFAFGKYQHKNLLILYDAIGTLADSVGHHLNQPEYIQKLMPPLIQKWNELKDEDKDLFPLLECLSSVATALQSGFLPYCEPVYQRCVTLVQKTLAQAMMYTQHPEQYEAPDKDFMIVALDLLSGLAEGLGGHVEQLVARSNIMTLLFQCMQDSMPEVRQSSFALLGDLTKACFIHVKPCIAEFMPILGTNLNPEFISVCNNATWAIGEICMQMGAEMQPYVQMVLNNLVEIINRPNTPKTLLENTAITIGRLGYVCPQEVAPMLQQFIRPWCTSLRNIRDNEEKDSAFRGICMMIGVNPGGVVQDFIFFCDAVASWVSPKDDLRDMFYKILHGFKDQVGEDNWQQFSEQFPPLLKERLAAFYGVSVCVVVGGIAGERAASRSRCALVEGG from the exons ATGGACTGGCAGCCAGATGAACAGGGCCTGCAGCAGGTCCTGCAGCTGCTCAAAGACTCACAGTCGCCCAACACAGCCACGCAGCGCATCGTGCAGGAt aaactcaaacaactcaaccaGTTTCCTGATTTCAACAACTACCTGATCTTCGTCCTGACAAGACTCAAGTCAGAAG ATGAGCCAACCCGCTCTCTCAGTGGCCTCATTCTCAAGAACAACGTGAAGGCGCATTACCAGAGCTTCCCGCCGCCCGTGGCCGACTTCATCAAACAGGAGTGTCTCAACAACATTGGCGACGCATCCTCGCTCATCCGAGCCACCATCG GCATCCTCATCACCACCATCGCTTCCAAAGGTGAGCTGCAGATGTGGcctgagctgctgccccagcTGTGCAACCTGCTCAACTCAGAGGATTACAACACCTGTGAG GGAGCCTTCGGAGCCCTGCAAAAGATCTGTGAAGACTCGTCAGAGCTTCTGGACAGCGATGCCCTCAACAGGCCCCTCAATATCATGATCCCCAAGTTCCTTCAGTTCTTCAAGCACTGCAGCCCTAAGATCCG GTCCCATGCCATCGCCTGTGTGAACCAGTTCATCATGGACCGGGCCCAGGCGCTGATGGACAACATTGACACCTTCATCGAG CACCTGTTTGCCCTGGCCGTGGATGACGACCCTGAGGTGCGGAAGAATGTGTGCCGCGCCCTGGTGATGCTTCTGGAAGTTCGCATCGACAGGCttatccctcacatgcacagcaTCATCCAG TACATGCTGCAGAGGACCCAGGACCACGACGAAAATGTGGCCCTTGAGGCCTGTGAGTTCTGGCTGACGCTGGCCGAGCAGCCCATCTGCAAGGAAGTCCTGGCCTCCCATCTGGTCCA GTTGATCCCCATCCTGGTAAATGGGATGAAGTACTCAGAAATTGACATCATTCTGCTCAAG GGGGACGTGGAGGAAGACGAGGCAGTCCCTGACAGTGAGCAGGACATCAAGCCGCGCTTCCACAAGTCTCGCACGGTGACACTGCCCCATGAGGCTGAGCGGCCCGACGGCTCTGAGGATGCagaggatgacgatgacgatgacGCTCTGTCGGACTGGAATCTGA GGAAGTGCTCAGCGGCTGCACTGGATGTCCTTGCCAACGTCTTCCGGGAGGAACTCCTGCCCCACCTTCTCCCGCTACTCAAGGGCCTCCTCTTCCACCCTGAGTGGGTGGTCAAGGAGTCAGGCATCCTGGTGTTGGGAGCCATCGCCGAGG GCTGCATGCAGGGCATGGTGCCCTACCTGCCAGAGCTGATCCCACACCTCATCCAGTGCCTGTCAGACAAGAAGGCCCTGGTACGCTCCATCGCCTGCTGGACGTTGAGCCGCTACGCCCACTGGGTGGTCAGCCAGCCACCTGACATGCACCTCAAGCCTCTCATGACGGAGCTGCTCAAACGCATCCTGGATGGCAACAAGAGGGTGCAGGAGGCAGCCTGCAG TGCCTTTGCCAccctggaggaggaggcctgCACAGAGCTGGTGCCCTACCTCAGCTACATCCTGGACACCCTCGTCTTTGCCTTCGGCAAGTACCAGCACAAGAACCTGCTCATCCTCTATGATGCCATCGGTACCCTGGCTGACTCTGTGGGCCACCACCTTAACCAGCCG GAATACATCCAGAAGCTGATGCCTCCGCTGATCCAGAAGTGGAATGAGCTCAAGGACGAGGACAAGGACCTCTTCCCACTGTTGGAG TGCCTGTCATCGGTGGCCACCGCCCTGCAGAGCGGCTTCCTGCCCTACTGCGAGCCTGTCTACCAACGCTGTGTCACCTTGGTGCAGAAGACGCTGGCCCAGGCCATG ATGTACACCCAGCACCCCGAGCAGTACGAGGCCCCTGACAAGGACTTCATGATTGTGGCACTGGACCTGCTCAGCGGCCTGGCCGAGGGCCTGGGCGGCCATGTGGAGCAGCTGGTGGCCCGAAGCAACATCATGACGCTGCTCTTCCAGTGCATGCAG GACTCGATGCCCGAGGTCCGGCAGAGCTCCTTCGCCCTCCTGGGGGACCTCACCAAAGCCTGCTTCATCCATGTCAAGCCCTGTATCG CTGAGTTCATGCCCATCCTGGGCACCAACCTGAACCCCGAGTTCATTTCTGTCTGCAACAATGCCACCTGGGCTATCGGCGAGATCTGCATGCAAATGG GGGCAGAGATGCAGCCCTATGTGCAGATGGTCCTGAACAACCTGGTGGAGATCATTAACCGACCCAACACGCCCAAGACACTGCTGGAAAACACAG CCATCACCATCGGCCGCCTGGGCTACGTGTGCCCACAGGAGGTGGCACCCATGCTGCAGCAGTTCATCCGGCCTTG GTGCACGTCGCTCAGGAACATCAGGGACAATGAGGAGAAGGACTCTGCCTTCCGGGGCATCTGCATGATGATCGGTGTCAACCCCGGGGGCGTTGTGCAG gactttattttcttctgcgaTGCTGTAGCCTCCTGGGTGAGCCCGAAGGATGACCTTCGGGACATGTTTTATAAG ATTCTCCACGGCTTCAAAGACCAAGTCGGGGAGGACAACTGGCAGCAGTTCTCAGAGCAGTTCCCACCGCTGCTCAAGGAGAGGCTGGCGGCCTTCTACGGG GTTTCTGTCTGCGTCGTCGTCGGAGGGATTGCTGGGGAACGCGCTGCGTCCAGAAGTCGCTGTGCCCTGGTCGAGGGGGGTTAG